In Apium graveolens cultivar Ventura chromosome 10, ASM990537v1, whole genome shotgun sequence, the following are encoded in one genomic region:
- the LOC141691997 gene encoding uncharacterized protein LOC141691997: MAHDLQRLRRVCPKVSSMLTAWKTLQSVTGETPFRLTYGVDAVLPVKVSLISPRVEVFDPSLALEGLYFHNYLLEETKEKARLRMIAQQEKMSKYFNKKVKAKQLKVNDLVLRDSATSQPTVSGKFKPTWEGPYRVSKVVCAGTYELSRLDS, translated from the exons ATGGCCCACGATCTGCAAAGACTGCGAAGAGTATGTCCGAAAGTGTCAAGCATGCTAACTGCATG GAAGACCCTTCAATCCGTAACGGGTGAAACACCATTTCGTTTAACATACGGCGTTGACGCAGTCCTACCGGTTAAGGTAAGCTTAATCTCCCCAAGGGTAGAGGTATTTGATCCTTCACTAGCTCTCGAAGGCCTATATTTTCACAACTACCTGCTAGAGGAAACAAAGGAGAAAGCTCGGCTTCGAATGATTGCACAACAGGAGAAGATGTCCAAATACTTTAACAAGAAAGTCAAGGCCAAGCAGCTTAAGGTCAATGACCTGGTACTCCGTGACTCCGCAACATCACAGCCCACGGTGTCGGGAAAGTTCAAACCGACTTGGGAAGGTCCATACCGGGTGTCGAAAGTGGTCTGTGCGGGGACTTATGAACTTTCACGCCTTGACAGTTAG
- the LOC141691996 gene encoding uncharacterized protein LOC141691996 — MAMYLARTQDLLQKFPLWRLSNVDREENQWADFLAKLASSNLPTNVEPIYVDILTSPAVDELSVNQIQSNPDWRTPFLEYILENKLPEKKNEARSLVFKVRNYCVLIAISARLI; from the coding sequence ATGGCTATGTACCTTGCACGAACACAAGACTTGCTTCAGAAATTCCCTTTGTGGAGGCTCTCGAATGTCGACCGGGAGGAAAACCAGTGGGCAGATTTCTTAGCCAAACTAGCATCCTCCAACCTCCCCACCAATGTCGAGCCTATATATGTCGATATCCTGACATCTCCAGCTGTCGATGAGTTATCTGTAAATCAGATACAAAGCAACCCTGATTGGCGAACTCCGTTCCTCGAATACATATTAGAAAACAAACTCCCTGAAAAGAAAAATGAAGCTCGTTCACTAGTGTTTAAGGTAAGAAATTACTGTGTGCTCATTGCTATATCGGCGAGGCTTATCTGA
- the LOC141691995 gene encoding uncharacterized protein LOC141691995 produces the protein MNDVEATICDHPREKDDKIAVDPPKAEQLTTPPRDQRERNWQPRNRPDKEFTKLNTEKMTILIVLKTELDYRPPRPMKPDRPPSSGYCDYHEDTGHTTKQCFQHNNLIKSKIHRGQLVHYVQQDDIPRRHHRDEEDRVIDVIFCGSAIGGFSHNSRKMYAREVFNVNSSTTKRPRANPSPIISFSDDDYHPGLIEGHQDALVIITRVGNNTVKIMLVDNGSSVDIIYHHVFSRMDISDRRLENSRTPLYGFT, from the coding sequence ATGAACGACGTCGAAGCTACAATCTGCGATCATCCGCGAGAGAAAGACGACAAAATCGCCGTCGACCCCCCCAAGGCCGAGCAGTTGACTACCCCCCCGAGAGAtcaaagagaaagaaattggCAACCTCGAAATCGCCCTGATAAAGAATTCACCAAACTTAACACCGAGAAAATGACAATTCTAATAGTACTAAAAACAGAGCTAGACTACCGCCCCCCGAGGCCCATGAAACCCGACAGACCTCCAAGCTCCGGATACTGTGATTATCACGAAGACACTGGCCATACAACGAAACAGTGCTTCCAGCACAATAACCTCATTAAAAGTAAGATTCACCGAGGACAACTAGTCCACTATGTGCAGCAAGATGATATTCCCCGACGACACCATCGGGATGAGGAAGATCGCGTCATTGACGTCATTTTTTGCGGTTCAGCCATCGGGGGATTTTCCCACAACTCTCGTAAAATGTATGCCCGAGAGGTTTTTAATGTCAATTCCTCGACAACTAAGCGCCCTCGAGCGAATCCTTCTCCAATCATATCTTTCTCTGATGATGATTACCATCCTGGACTCATCGAAGGCCATCAGGATGCCCTTGTCATTATCACACGAGTGGGAAATAATACAGTTAAGATAATGTTGGTAGACAATGGAAGCTCCGTCGATATCATATATCACCATGTCTTCTCACGAATGGACATCAGCGATCGAAGGCTGGAAAATTCTCGAACCCCGTTGTATGGATTCACTTGA